A segment of the Asinibacterium sp. OR53 genome:
GCTGCCAATTACAGCAGGCAGCACTGGCTCGACATGAACCCGTTTCGCAGAACCTATACCGCGTTGCAGGGCATAACGGAACAAAGTGAACAATGGAACAAGATCATTGGCCAGACTGTGTTGCCACCCGCATTGATCATGAACCTGTTTACAGGTAAATCATGGTTGCTGCGTACAGCACGAAAAGGCAAATACAGAACATTACAGGGGTATATCAGTGTGAGCAACCTGCTCAACCATGTTTTTATAACGGGAGGATATGAACAACTCCGGTTCGATATGGCAGAGAAAGATGCGGACAGGTTCCCGCCTAAATTTTATTTCAACCAGGGTATTCTTTTTTCAGCAGGAATCAGTTTTCGTCTTTAACTAAAAATAATTGTATGAAAAACCCTTATCATCAATTGACAGGTACAACATTGTTATTGGCTCCCATGGTGTTGTTGGTGATCTTTTGTAATAAAAAATGGGATGAACCACCCGGGTTTACCGGGCCGCAGATCAGTGCTACCATGACCATCAAAGAACTGCGTGAGCTGCATGTGGCAGGAGGCTTTGAACAAATTACTTCCGAACAGGTCATTGCAGGAATTGTAGTGGCAGACGACAGCAAGGATAATTTTTATAAATCTGTGGTGATACAGGATAGCACTGCAGGCATAACCATTAAAATGGATGGTTATTCTTTATACAACACTTTTCCCGAAGGCAGTAAATTGTTCATCAGGTTACGCGGCCTCTGGATGGGCGAGTACGGGAAAATGTTGCAATTGGGTGGCAGTGTGAACCGTAAAAATCCCGCTTCCCCGGAGTTGAACGGAATTCCGCAGGCATTGTTCAGCCGGTATTTGGTAAGAGGCCAACTGCAACAGACGGTAACACCTAAAACGGTGCGGATAGATGAACTGTCCGATACCTGGCAGAGTCGGCTCATACGGCTCGAGCAGGTAGAATTTGCTGCATCAGATACCGGCAGGCCTTATGCTGATGTGTTGAATAAACAACCTGTTAACCATGTGCTCAAAGCTTGCGGTGGCGGAAGCATTTATGTGCGGACCAGCCCCTATGCCAAATTCGCCGCCTTACATACACCCAGGGGCAATGGGGGTATCACAGGAATTTATACCGTTTATAAAACCGAAAAGCAACTGCTTATCAGGGATACGGGTGATGTGCAAATGAATGAGCTCCGTTGTACCGGAAACGGAACACGCACACTATTGAGTGAAAATTTTGGATCACAGGTTGCAGATACAGTTGTGCAACTGCCAGGATGGAAACAGGTAGCGGAAGCGGGCGACAAAAAATTCATAGCAAAAAAAACTGGTGGGAAAACCTATGCCGAATTATCGGCCTTCGCCACCGGCCAACCGCAGGTAACCACCTGGTTGATCAGTCCGCCCCTGAATTTCAGCAGCAGTTCCAATGAACAGCTACAATTCAAAACAAGGGATGGCTACGATAACGGAGCTACGCTGCAAGTATTGGCCTCTACCAATTACGATGGGGGAAATAGTCCCTGGAAAGCTAAATGGACCGCACTTTCTGCCCAGGTTGCCAAAGGGTCTGTTACAAACATAGCTGCCAATTGGGTCAGTTCGGGAAGCATCAGTCTGCGCAGCTACCGGGGACAGGTATATATTGCTTTCC
Coding sequences within it:
- a CDS encoding DUF5689 domain-containing protein — its product is MKNPYHQLTGTTLLLAPMVLLVIFCNKKWDEPPGFTGPQISATMTIKELRELHVAGGFEQITSEQVIAGIVVADDSKDNFYKSVVIQDSTAGITIKMDGYSLYNTFPEGSKLFIRLRGLWMGEYGKMLQLGGSVNRKNPASPELNGIPQALFSRYLVRGQLQQTVTPKTVRIDELSDTWQSRLIRLEQVEFAASDTGRPYADVLNKQPVNHVLKACGGGSIYVRTSPYAKFAALHTPRGNGGITGIYTVYKTEKQLLIRDTGDVQMNELRCTGNGTRTLLSENFGSQVADTVVQLPGWKQVAEAGDKKFIAKKTGGKTYAELSAFATGQPQVTTWLISPPLNFSSSSNEQLQFKTRDGYDNGATLQVLASTNYDGGNSPWKAKWTALSAQVAKGSVTNIAANWVSSGSISLRSYRGQVYIAFRYEGADPPQTALKRTTLFQLSDITVVGN